One Gossypium hirsutum isolate 1008001.06 chromosome A11, Gossypium_hirsutum_v2.1, whole genome shotgun sequence genomic window carries:
- the LOC107922789 gene encoding NEP1-interacting protein 1: MDYYGYPSRVSMSSISLLGNFTEKVKEFCNSALSAIIGNIFSAILTFFFALVGTLLGAMTGALIGQETESGFVRGAAVGAISGAVFSMEVFESSLLLWQSDESGIGCLLYLIDVITSLLSGRLVRERIGPAMLSAVQSQMGAAEPATTFAEVHNIFDTGSAKGLARHLVEKIPKMIITNGNNVNASGEKVSCSVCLQDFQLGETVRNLPQCHHIFHQPCIDKWLLCHGSCPLCRRDM, from the exons atggaTTATTACGGATACCCATCTCGTGTTTCTAtgtcttcaatttctttgttaggGAATTTCACTGAAAAGGTTAAAGAATTTTGCAATTCCGCCCTTTCTGCCATTATTGGGAACATTTTCTCTGCCATCTTAACCTTCTTCTTTGCGTTGG TGGGAACATTGTTAGGGGCCATGACGGGGGCATTGATAGGACAAGAGACGGAGAGTGGGTTCGTTCGAGGGGCTGCGGTTGGGGCAATATCTGGAGCAGTTTTCTCGATGGAAGTCTTCGAATCTTCTCTCCTTCTTTGGCAATCCGATGAATCCGGGATCGGATGTTTACTCTACTTG ATTGATGTGATTACAAGCCTTCTAAGTGGGAGACTTGTTCGTGAACGAATCGGTCCGGCTATGCTGAGTGCAGTCCAGAGTCAg ATGGGTGCTGCTGAGCCTGCAACAACATTCGCGGAGGTCCACAACATCTTCGACACCGGTAGTGCTAAAGGATTGGCCAGACATTTGGTTGAAAAAATCCCGAAGATGATAATCACAAACGGTAACAATGTGAATGCTTCCGGGGAGAAAGTTTCATGCTCAGTTTGCCTTCAG GACTTTCAGCTTGGAGAAACAGTGAGGAACTTGCCACAGTGCCATCACATATTCCACCAGCCGTGCATAGATAAGTGGCTGCTTTGTCATGGTTCTTGTCCATTGTGTAGAAGGGATATGTAA
- the LOC107923979 gene encoding probable protein phosphatase 2C 60, whose protein sequence is MLSRLVNFLRDCWRTSSDRGSDAAGRQDGLLWYKDKGQHLNGEFSMAVVQANNLLEDQSQIESGSLSTLESGPLGTFVGIYDGHGGPETSRYINDHLFQHLKRFATEQQSMSVDVIKKAYQATEEGFFSVVAKQWPMKPQIAAVGSCCLVGVVCNGTLYIANLGDSRAVLGRRVKATGEVLAIQLSSEHNVGIESVRQEMHSLHPDDSHIVVLKHNVWRVKGLIQISRSIGDVYLKKPEFNREPLYQRFRLRETFRKPILSSEPSISMHELQPYDQFIIFASDGLWEHLSNQDAVDIVQKHPRNGSARRLVKAALLEAAKKREMRYTDLKKIERGVRRHFHDDITVVVVFLDSNLVSKASSANSPSLSLRGGGVNLRAKTLAPCGPT, encoded by the exons ATGTTATCAAGGTTGGTCAACTTTCTGAGGGACTGCTGGCGGACATCTTCAGACCGTGGTTCGGATGCAGCAGGCCGACAAGATGGGCTTCTTTGGTACAAAGACAAAGGGCAGCACTTGAATGGTGAATTTTCTATGGCTGTTGTCCAGGCTAACAATCTGCTCGAGGATCAAAGCCAGATTGAATCTGGCTCCTTGAGCACTCTCGAGTCTGGTCCATTAGGTACCTTCGTGGGAATATATGACGGTCATGGTGGCCCTGAGACGTCGCGTTATATCAATGATCACCTCTTCCAGCATCTAAAGA GGTTTGCCACGGAGCAGCAATCCATGTCTGTTGATGTCATAAAGAAAGCATATCAAGCAACAGAAGAGGGATTCTTCTCTGTTGTTGCAAAACAGTGGCCTATGAAGCCCCAGATTGCTGCTGTGGGATCATGCTGCCTGGTGGGTGTTGTTTGTAATGGGACCCTTTACATTGCTAACCTTGGTGACTCTCGTGCTGTGCTGGGAAGGCGTGTCAAGGCAACCGGGGAGGTTCTAGCCATCCAGCTGTCATCAGAGCATAATGTAGGAATAGAGTCTGTCAGGCAGGAGATGCATTCTTTGCATCCTGATGACTCACACATTGTAGTTTTAAAACATAATGTATGGCGAGTAAAGGGCCTCATACAG ATTTCTAGATCCATTGGTGATGTTTACCTTAAAAAGCCTGAATTCAACAGGGAGCCTCTATATCAAAGGTTTCGGCTTCGTGAAACTTTTAGAAAGCCAATTTTGAGCTCTGAACCATCAATATCTATGCATGAACTCCAACCTTATGATCAGTTTATCATATTTGCTTCTGATGGTCTCTGGGAACATCTCAGCAATCAGGATGCAGTTGATATAGTTCAAAAGCATCCTCGGAAT GGGAGCGCTAGGAGGCTTGTGAAAGCTGCCTTGCTGGAAGCCGCTAAAAAGAGAGAAATGAGATACACAGATTTGAAGAAGATAGAGCGAGGCGTACGCCGGCACTTCCATGATGACATCACGGTTGTAGTTGTATTTCTCGATTCAAATCTTGTGAGCAAAGCCAGCTCAGCTAATAGCCCTTCATTGTCCCTCAGAGGAGGTGGAGTTAACCTGCGTGCAAAAACCCTGGCTCCCTGTGGCCCGACTTAA